A DNA window from Arachis duranensis cultivar V14167 chromosome 3, aradu.V14167.gnm2.J7QH, whole genome shotgun sequence contains the following coding sequences:
- the LOC107477825 gene encoding uncharacterized protein LOC107477825 isoform X3 gives MDREIERFLKRLSFVAIAIASTTLILLFLQTPDTCVPSDAPLKPHLRFPKSTCDFTTRIHAPLHKKNQRLWSTRDWNSKVQSFSSAVFLPLRRLGILANHSKVLCVSAGAGHEVAALSGSGVEDVTGVELVDSPPLVQRADPHNLPFFDGAFDLAFSARLDEALFPARFAAEMERTVRSGGSCVVAVAECGDDEVREVVGLFRKSSFCSSV, from the exons ATGGATAGGGAAATAGAGAGGTTCCTGAAGAGGCTATCGTTCGTGGCCATAGCAATAGCATCCACCACTCTCATACTTCTCTTCCTCCAAACCCCCGACACGTGTGTCCCTTCCGACGCCCCACTCAAACCCCACCTTCGGTTCCCCAAATCAACCTGCGATTTTACCACGCGCATCCACGCGCCGCTCCATAAGAAGAACCAGCGCCTCTGGTCCACGCGTGACTGGAACTCCAAGGTCCAGTCCTTCTCCTCCGCCGTCTTCCTCCCGCTTCGCCGCCTCGGCATCCTCGCCAACCACTCCAAGGTTCTCTGCGTCTCAGCCGGCGCCGGCCACGAGGTCGCCGCACTCTCCGGTTCCGGCGTCGAGGACGTCACCGGTGTGGAGCTCGTCGATTCGCCGCCGCTCGTCCAGCGCGCTGATCCGCACAACCTGCCGTTCTTCGACGGTGCGTTCGACCTCGCGTTCTCCGCAAGGCTGGATGAGGCGCTGTTCCCGGCGAGGTTCGCGGCGGAGATGGAGCGCACTGTCAGGTCCGGCGGTTCGTGTGTTGTCGCCGTCGCGGAGTGCGGGGACGATGAGGTGAGGGAGGTCGTTGGTCTGTTCAGGAAATCGAG TTTCTGTAGCAGTGTTTGA
- the LOC107477825 gene encoding uncharacterized protein LOC107477825 isoform X2 has protein sequence MDREIERFLKRLSFVAIAIASTTLILLFLQTPDTCVPSDAPLKPHLRFPKSTCDFTTRIHAPLHKKNQRLWSTRDWNSKVQSFSSAVFLPLRRLGILANHSKVLCVSAGAGHEVAALSGSGVEDVTGVELVDSPPLVQRADPHNLPFFDGAFDLAFSARLDEALFPARFAAEMERTVRSGGSCVVAVAECGDDEVREVVGLFRKSRSKWTRPRP, from the coding sequence ATGGATAGGGAAATAGAGAGGTTCCTGAAGAGGCTATCGTTCGTGGCCATAGCAATAGCATCCACCACTCTCATACTTCTCTTCCTCCAAACCCCCGACACGTGTGTCCCTTCCGACGCCCCACTCAAACCCCACCTTCGGTTCCCCAAATCAACCTGCGATTTTACCACGCGCATCCACGCGCCGCTCCATAAGAAGAACCAGCGCCTCTGGTCCACGCGTGACTGGAACTCCAAGGTCCAGTCCTTCTCCTCCGCCGTCTTCCTCCCGCTTCGCCGCCTCGGCATCCTCGCCAACCACTCCAAGGTTCTCTGCGTCTCAGCCGGCGCCGGCCACGAGGTCGCCGCACTCTCCGGTTCCGGCGTCGAGGACGTCACCGGTGTGGAGCTCGTCGATTCGCCGCCGCTCGTCCAGCGCGCTGATCCGCACAACCTGCCGTTCTTCGACGGTGCGTTCGACCTCGCGTTCTCCGCAAGGCTGGATGAGGCGCTGTTCCCGGCGAGGTTCGCGGCGGAGATGGAGCGCACTGTCAGGTCCGGCGGTTCGTGTGTTGTCGCCGTCGCGGAGTGCGGGGACGATGAGGTGAGGGAGGTCGTTGGTCTGTTCAGGAAATCGAG
- the LOC107477862 gene encoding putative F-box/FBD/LRR-repeat protein At4g03220, protein METRSTKRKKIAHRNQTTAKGANKKRAIDRISDLPDAILHRILFLLPIKCIAQMSVLSKRWRFLWTTFPDLDFTTISPFTISPPTTKNRYKFSTVNRHSASSRKPDFITQVFSIREKNSDIRVLCFRARLSFSRLNNLIRSAIRHNVKELDVEVATEVVTDDYFNFPRCVIGSQSLKVLKLKSGFRLPPSSIMRDGFQSLQTLSLSLVILYNQPFLSDLFSESSFPLLKNLHLDMCFGLKYLRVGCKALEDFSLQKCFQLQGLDISCAKLENLKVASCFDAYSEKSWVRISAPKLQNLVWHYNAVTDMSMFEDHYHQNHHQSSSNSFSLFCGDASVGFFILNEDVSIGKLQSVNNFLSGLSHARSLTLESQTIEVLSNNKFFIQPFYSLKSLELHTGFNKSNVQGLACLFRSSPTLHTLILKIINDFQIERKQWNRDLWDMTSTEEEQYWESQIPSLKPFLQHLKVVKIHGFLDCENEVTLAKFLLKHGKALEEMQLCAGQVNARDTLRRQKIRSQMMGFSWASSNAKVAFQ, encoded by the exons ATGGAAACACGATCCACAAAGCGCAAGAAGATTGCTCATCGGAATCAAACGACAGCGAAAGGCGCTAACAAAAAGAGGGCCATTGATAGGATCAGTGATCTCCCTGACGCGATTCTTCACCGCATTCTCTTCCTCCTTCCCATCAAATGCATTGCACAGATGAGTGTTCTTTCAAAGAGGTGGAGATTCCTCTGGACAACGTTTCCAGATCTCGATTTCACCACCATCAGCCCTTTCACAATCTCCCCGCCGACAACAAAAAACCGTTACAAATTCTCAACCGTCAACCGCCACTCTGCCTCCTCGAGAAAGCCGGATTTCATCACGCAAGTTTTCTCGATCCGCGAGAAGAATTCCGACATCAGAGTCCTCTGTTTTCGCGCCCGTTTAAGCTTCTCAAGGCTCAACAACCTGATCCGAAGCGCCATCCGTCACAACGTCAAAGAACTGGACGTTGAGGTCGCAACGGAAGTCGTTACAGATGATTATTTCAACTTCCCTCGCTGCGTCATCGGCAGCCAATCCTTAAAAGTGTTAAAATTGAAGTCCGGATTTCGTCTCCCACCGTCCTCTATCATGAGGGACGGTTTCCAGTCTTTGCAAACACTCTCGTTATCGCTAGTAATTCTGTATAATCAGCCTTTTCTCTCTGATTTATTCTCCGAATCATCGTTTCCTCTCCTCAAGAATTTGCACCTGGACATGTGTTTCGGTTTGAAATACCTCCGTGTTGGCTGCAAGGCTCTTGAAGATTTCAGTTTACAGAAATGTTTTCAGTTACAAGGGTTGGATATCTCGTGTGCGAAGCTCGAGAATTTGAAGGTGGCGAGTTGTTTTGACGCGTATAGTGAAAAGAGTTGGGTGAGAATTAGTGCGCCGAAGCTTCAAAATTTGGTTTGGCACTATAATGCGGTTACAGATATGAGTATGTTTGAGGATCAttatcatcaaaatcatcatcagTCCTCGTCGAATTCATTTTCGTTGTTCTGTGGTGATGCTTCAGTTGGTTTCTTCATACTGAATGAGGATGTTAGTATTGGTAAGCTTCAAAGTGTGAATAATTTTTTGTCTGGACTCTCTCATGCTCGTTCCTTGACTCTTGAAAGCCAAACCATTGAG GTTCtatcaaataataaattctttatTCAGCCATTTTATAGTCTTAAATCATTAGAGCTGCATACTGGTTTCAACAAAAGTAATGTTCAAGGATTAGCATGCCTATTCAGGAGCTCTCCTACACTCCACACTCTAATTCTCAAGATCATTAACGATTTCCAGATTGAAAGAAAA CAATGGAACAGGGACTTGTGGGACATGACAAGCACGGAGGAAGAGCAATATTGGGAATCTCAAATACCAAGTCTAAAGCCCTTTTTACAACACTTGAAAGTGGTGAAAATCCATGGGTTTCTAGATTGTGAGAATGAGGTTACACTTGCAAAATTTCTCCTCAAGCATGGGAAGGCCTTAGAAGAAATGCAATTATGTGCAGGACAGGTCAATGCTAGAGACACACTTAGGCGACAAAAAATAAGGTCACAAATGATGGGATTTTCATGGGCTTCTTCAAATGCAAAAGTGGCATTTCAATAG